The Sphingorhabdus sp. Alg231-15 genome has a segment encoding these proteins:
- the guaA gene encoding glutamine-hydrolyzing GMP synthase, giving the protein MSIAHEETILIVDFGSQVTQLIARRVREAGVYSEIAPFNNAEEAFARMKPKGIILSGGPASVTEDGSPRIPQAFLDADIPVLGICYGQQVMTTQLGGQVEGGESGEFGRAFIEISESCVLFDGLWKVGEKHQVWMSHGDKVTEFAPGFRIVATTEGAPFAIIADDEKRFYGMQFHPEVVHTPDGGKLIANFVRHVCGCAGDWTMAEFKAAKIKEIREQVGDGKVICGLSGGVDSAVAAVLIHEAIGEQLTCVFVDHGLMRQSEADQVVSLFKGHYNIPLVHLDVETLFLNGLKGETDPEKKRKFIGKTFIDVFEIEAKKVGGADFLAQGTLYPDVIESVSFTGGPSVTIKSHHNVGGLPERMNMKLVEPLRELFKDEVRALGRELGLPEIFVGRHPFPGPGLAIRIPGEVTKERCDILRKADAIYLEEIRNAGLYDAIWQAFAVLLPVKTVGVMGDHRTYDSVCGLRAVTSTDGMTADVYPFDASFLTRVATRIVNEVKGINRVVYDYTSKPPGTIEWE; this is encoded by the coding sequence ATGTCTATTGCCCATGAAGAAACCATCCTGATCGTCGATTTCGGCTCTCAGGTCACGCAGCTTATCGCCCGCCGGGTTCGTGAAGCGGGGGTCTATTCGGAAATCGCCCCGTTCAACAATGCCGAGGAGGCGTTTGCACGGATGAAGCCTAAGGGGATTATCCTCTCTGGCGGTCCGGCAAGTGTCACCGAGGACGGCAGTCCGCGCATTCCGCAAGCGTTTCTCGATGCCGATATTCCGGTTCTCGGAATCTGTTATGGCCAGCAGGTCATGACGACGCAATTGGGCGGTCAGGTTGAGGGCGGCGAAAGCGGCGAGTTTGGCCGGGCCTTTATCGAGATTTCGGAAAGCTGCGTTCTATTTGATGGCCTTTGGAAGGTCGGTGAAAAGCATCAGGTGTGGATGAGTCACGGTGACAAGGTTACCGAGTTTGCTCCCGGCTTTCGGATTGTCGCGACTACGGAAGGCGCGCCGTTTGCGATTATCGCTGATGATGAGAAACGTTTTTACGGCATGCAGTTCCATCCTGAAGTGGTGCATACGCCTGATGGCGGCAAGCTGATCGCCAATTTCGTCCGTCATGTCTGCGGCTGTGCCGGTGACTGGACGATGGCGGAGTTTAAGGCTGCCAAGATCAAGGAAATCCGTGAACAGGTCGGTGACGGTAAAGTTATTTGTGGCCTTTCCGGCGGCGTTGACAGCGCAGTTGCGGCGGTGCTGATTCACGAGGCGATTGGCGAACAGCTAACCTGCGTCTTTGTCGATCACGGATTGATGCGGCAGAGCGAGGCGGATCAGGTTGTGAGCCTGTTCAAAGGTCATTATAATATTCCGCTCGTACATCTCGACGTCGAGACACTATTCCTGAACGGCCTGAAGGGCGAGACGGATCCGGAAAAGAAGCGCAAGTTTATTGGCAAGACCTTTATTGATGTCTTTGAAATCGAGGCAAAAAAAGTCGGCGGCGCAGATTTTCTTGCGCAAGGCACGCTATACCCAGATGTGATCGAGAGCGTATCCTTTACAGGTGGACCGAGCGTGACGATCAAGTCGCACCATAATGTTGGCGGGCTTCCCGAACGCATGAATATGAAACTGGTTGAACCGCTGCGCGAACTGTTCAAGGATGAAGTGCGCGCGCTGGGCCGCGAGCTTGGTCTGCCGGAGATTTTCGTCGGCCGCCATCCATTTCCTGGTCCGGGTCTTGCCATCCGCATCCCCGGAGAAGTGACCAAAGAACGTTGCGACATTTTACGCAAAGCCGATGCTATCTATCTGGAAGAAATCCGAAATGCCGGATTATATGATGCGATCTGGCAAGCTTTTGCAGTATTGCTCCCGGTGAAGACAGTCGGCGTGATGGGCGATCACCGCACCTATGACAGCGTTTGCGGCCTGCGTGCTGTGACCAGTACCGATGGCATGACCGCCGATGTCTATCCCTTTGACGCCAGCTTCCTGACACGGGTTGCGACAAGAATTGTCAATGAGGTGAAGGGAATAAACCGAGTGGTTTACGATTATACCTCGAAGCCACCGGGAACGATTGAGTGGGAGTGA